Proteins from a single region of Ziziphus jujuba cultivar Dongzao chromosome 1, ASM3175591v1:
- the LOC107415663 gene encoding probable thiol methyltransferase 2 isoform X1, translated as MMRYLLPNNVFGVGISRAALSRTRTIRVPIVKLRMMKNREDEEEGHGIQNKVGANPRGVDRLQQVLHSASDADDGWDKCWKQGLIPWDLGRPTPLLKRLHETGSLPRGTALLPGCGTGYDVVAIACPERYVVGIDISDSAIEKAVELSSSQPNSSYFTFLKADFFTWHPTHLFDLIFDYTFFCAIEPDLRSTWAEKIRDILKPDGELITLMFPISDHVGGPPYNVSVSDYEEVLHPIGFKATLIMDNELAVGPRKGREKIGRWKRCLRKSSL; from the exons ATGATGAGGTATCTGTTACCCAATAATGTGTTCGGCGTTGGGATTAGCAGAGCCGCTCTCTCCAGAACCAGAACCATAAGGGTTCCAATCGTCAAATTGAGGATGATGAAGAAtagagaagatgaagaagaagggcATGGAATTCAGAACAAAGTTGGAGCCAACCCACGTGGCGTGGATAGGTTGCAACAAGTTCTGCACAGCGCCTCTGATGCTGACG ATGGTTGGGACAAGTGCTGGAAGCAAGGATTGATCCCTTGGGATTTAGGACGGCCAACCCCTCTTCTTAAACGTCTACATGAAACAGGTTCCCTACCCAGAGGGACTGCTCTGCTCCCTGGCTGTGGAACT GGTTATGATGTTGTAGCTATTGCTTGCCCTGAGCGTTACGTCGTTGGAATTGACATATCAGACAGTGCCATTGAGAAAGCGGTGGAG TTATCATCCTCACAACCGAATTCAAgttattttacctttttaaaGGCGGACTTTTTCACATGGCATCCAACTCACTTGTTTGATCTCATCTTTGATTATAC GTTCTTTTGTGCTATTGAACCAGACTTGAGGTCCACATGGGCAGAGAAGATTCGGGATATCTTAAAACCAGATGGGGAGCTCATAACACTTATGTTTCCT ATTAGTGACCATGTCGGTGGACCCCCTTATAACGTGTCAGTTTCAGA TTATGAAGAGGTGTTGCATCCCATTGGCTTTAAGGCAACGTTGATCATGGATAATGAACTAGCTGTGGGACCTCGCAAG GGAAGAGAGAAGATTGGGAGGTGGAAGAGATGTCTAAGGAAATCCTCTCTATGA
- the LOC107415663 gene encoding probable thiol methyltransferase 2 isoform X2, translating into MMRYLLPNNVFGVGISRAALSRTRTIRVPIVKLRMMKNREDEEEGHGIQNKVGANPRGVDRLQQVLHSASDADDGWDKCWKQGLIPWDLGRPTPLLKRLHETGSLPRGTALLPGCGTGYDVVAIACPERYVVGIDISDSAIEKAVELSSSQPNSSYFTFLKADFFTWHPTHLFDLIFDYTFFCAIEPDLRSTWAEKIRDILKPDGELITLMFPISDHVGGPPYNVYEEVLHPIGFKATLIMDNELAVGPRKGREKIGRWKRCLRKSSL; encoded by the exons ATGATGAGGTATCTGTTACCCAATAATGTGTTCGGCGTTGGGATTAGCAGAGCCGCTCTCTCCAGAACCAGAACCATAAGGGTTCCAATCGTCAAATTGAGGATGATGAAGAAtagagaagatgaagaagaagggcATGGAATTCAGAACAAAGTTGGAGCCAACCCACGTGGCGTGGATAGGTTGCAACAAGTTCTGCACAGCGCCTCTGATGCTGACG ATGGTTGGGACAAGTGCTGGAAGCAAGGATTGATCCCTTGGGATTTAGGACGGCCAACCCCTCTTCTTAAACGTCTACATGAAACAGGTTCCCTACCCAGAGGGACTGCTCTGCTCCCTGGCTGTGGAACT GGTTATGATGTTGTAGCTATTGCTTGCCCTGAGCGTTACGTCGTTGGAATTGACATATCAGACAGTGCCATTGAGAAAGCGGTGGAG TTATCATCCTCACAACCGAATTCAAgttattttacctttttaaaGGCGGACTTTTTCACATGGCATCCAACTCACTTGTTTGATCTCATCTTTGATTATAC GTTCTTTTGTGCTATTGAACCAGACTTGAGGTCCACATGGGCAGAGAAGATTCGGGATATCTTAAAACCAGATGGGGAGCTCATAACACTTATGTTTCCT ATTAGTGACCATGTCGGTGGACCCCCTTATAACGT TTATGAAGAGGTGTTGCATCCCATTGGCTTTAAGGCAACGTTGATCATGGATAATGAACTAGCTGTGGGACCTCGCAAG GGAAGAGAGAAGATTGGGAGGTGGAAGAGATGTCTAAGGAAATCCTCTCTATGA
- the LOC107415663 gene encoding probable thiol methyltransferase 2 isoform X4 translates to MMRYLLPNNVFGVGISRAALSRTRTIRVPIVKLRMMKNREDEEEGHGIQNKVGANPRGVDRLQQVLHSASDADDGWDKCWKQGLIPWDLGRPTPLLKRLHETGSLPRGTALLPGCGTGYDVVAIACPERYVVGIDISDSAIEKAVELSSSQPNSSYFTFLKADFFTWHPTHLFDLIFDYTFFCAIEPDLRSTWAEKIRDILKPDGELITLMFPISDHVGGPPYNVYEEVLHPIGFKATLIMDNELAVGPRKYRK, encoded by the exons ATGATGAGGTATCTGTTACCCAATAATGTGTTCGGCGTTGGGATTAGCAGAGCCGCTCTCTCCAGAACCAGAACCATAAGGGTTCCAATCGTCAAATTGAGGATGATGAAGAAtagagaagatgaagaagaagggcATGGAATTCAGAACAAAGTTGGAGCCAACCCACGTGGCGTGGATAGGTTGCAACAAGTTCTGCACAGCGCCTCTGATGCTGACG ATGGTTGGGACAAGTGCTGGAAGCAAGGATTGATCCCTTGGGATTTAGGACGGCCAACCCCTCTTCTTAAACGTCTACATGAAACAGGTTCCCTACCCAGAGGGACTGCTCTGCTCCCTGGCTGTGGAACT GGTTATGATGTTGTAGCTATTGCTTGCCCTGAGCGTTACGTCGTTGGAATTGACATATCAGACAGTGCCATTGAGAAAGCGGTGGAG TTATCATCCTCACAACCGAATTCAAgttattttacctttttaaaGGCGGACTTTTTCACATGGCATCCAACTCACTTGTTTGATCTCATCTTTGATTATAC GTTCTTTTGTGCTATTGAACCAGACTTGAGGTCCACATGGGCAGAGAAGATTCGGGATATCTTAAAACCAGATGGGGAGCTCATAACACTTATGTTTCCT ATTAGTGACCATGTCGGTGGACCCCCTTATAACGT TTATGAAGAGGTGTTGCATCCCATTGGCTTTAAGGCAACGTTGATCATGGATAATGAACTAGCTGTGGGACCTCGCAAG TATAGGAAGTGA
- the LOC107415663 gene encoding probable thiol methyltransferase 2 isoform X3, producing MMRYLLPNNVFGVGISRAALSRTRTIRVPIVKLRMMKNREDEEEGHGIQNKVGANPRGVDRLQQVLHSASDADDGWDKCWKQGLIPWDLGRPTPLLKRLHETGSLPRGTALLPGCGTGYDVVAIACPERYVVGIDISDSAIEKAVELSSSQPNSSYFTFLKADFFTWHPTHLFDLIFDYTFFCAIEPDLRSTWAEKIRDILKPDGELITLMFPISDHVGGPPYNVSVSDYEEVLHPIGFKATLIMDNELAVGPRKYRK from the exons ATGATGAGGTATCTGTTACCCAATAATGTGTTCGGCGTTGGGATTAGCAGAGCCGCTCTCTCCAGAACCAGAACCATAAGGGTTCCAATCGTCAAATTGAGGATGATGAAGAAtagagaagatgaagaagaagggcATGGAATTCAGAACAAAGTTGGAGCCAACCCACGTGGCGTGGATAGGTTGCAACAAGTTCTGCACAGCGCCTCTGATGCTGACG ATGGTTGGGACAAGTGCTGGAAGCAAGGATTGATCCCTTGGGATTTAGGACGGCCAACCCCTCTTCTTAAACGTCTACATGAAACAGGTTCCCTACCCAGAGGGACTGCTCTGCTCCCTGGCTGTGGAACT GGTTATGATGTTGTAGCTATTGCTTGCCCTGAGCGTTACGTCGTTGGAATTGACATATCAGACAGTGCCATTGAGAAAGCGGTGGAG TTATCATCCTCACAACCGAATTCAAgttattttacctttttaaaGGCGGACTTTTTCACATGGCATCCAACTCACTTGTTTGATCTCATCTTTGATTATAC GTTCTTTTGTGCTATTGAACCAGACTTGAGGTCCACATGGGCAGAGAAGATTCGGGATATCTTAAAACCAGATGGGGAGCTCATAACACTTATGTTTCCT ATTAGTGACCATGTCGGTGGACCCCCTTATAACGTGTCAGTTTCAGA TTATGAAGAGGTGTTGCATCCCATTGGCTTTAAGGCAACGTTGATCATGGATAATGAACTAGCTGTGGGACCTCGCAAG TATAGGAAGTGA